One window from the genome of Microbulbifer sp. ALW1 encodes:
- a CDS encoding universal stress protein: protein MAGYNNILVGLDLSKESAQVLDRAAQIAACSGAQMSLAHIIEPLTFAYGGDIPMDLSEVQEQLQNQAKEQLRRAAAAHQIAPERQHVVLGQPATELHRLAEDTGCDLIVIGSHGRHGLALLLGSTANGVLHGASCDVLAVRVHAPEE, encoded by the coding sequence ATGGCAGGCTACAACAACATTCTGGTTGGACTGGACCTTTCTAAAGAATCCGCACAGGTACTGGATCGCGCTGCACAGATTGCCGCCTGCAGCGGCGCGCAAATGAGCCTTGCGCATATCATCGAACCCCTGACGTTTGCCTATGGCGGCGACATCCCCATGGACCTCTCTGAAGTCCAGGAACAACTGCAAAATCAGGCAAAAGAACAGTTACGCAGGGCGGCAGCGGCACACCAGATTGCCCCCGAGCGCCAGCATGTGGTACTCGGGCAACCGGCGACGGAGCTGCATCGGCTGGCGGAAGACACCGGGTGTGATCTCATTGTCATTGGCAGCCACGGCCGCCACGGGCTGGCACTACTGCTCGGCTCTACCGCCAATGGCGTACTGCACGGCGCCAGCTGCGATGTGCTTGCGGTGCGGGTGCACGCTCCCGAAGAGTGA